One part of the Anopheles coustani chromosome 2, idAnoCousDA_361_x.2, whole genome shotgun sequence genome encodes these proteins:
- the LOC131263126 gene encoding COP9 signalosome complex subunit 4, whose protein sequence is MSISVNALRNQLVLLTGSSGIHKEQADKYRSLLEQILLNTGTEMIDTLKLFIEAILNEHVSLVISRQLLSDVSNHLTKLPDEISKSVAHFTLDKVQPRVISFEEQVASIRQHLAQIYERNQNWKEAANVLGGIPLETGQKPYSLDYKLETYLKIARLFLEDEDPVQAEAFINRASILQADTKDEKLQILYKVCYARVLDYRRKFIEAAQRYNELSYRTIVDEDERMMALRKALICTILASAGQQRSRMLATLFKDERCQHLPAYSILEKMYLDRIIRRSELQEFEALLQLHQKASTLDGSSILDRAVFEHNLLSASKLYNNITFEELGALLEIPPPKAERIASQMITEGRMNGYIDQIDGVVHFETREVLPQWDKQIQSLCYQVNGLIEKIGAAEPEWMSKVMEEDMCP, encoded by the exons ATGTCGATTTCGGTGAACGCATTAAGAAACCAGCTGGTGCTGCTCACCGGATCGTCCGGAATTCACAAGGAACAGGCGGATAAGTATCGGTCGCTACTGGAACAGATACTGCTCAACACCGGCACCGAGATGATCGATACGCTTAAGCTATTCATCGAAGCTA TACTGAACGAGCACGTAAGTCTGGTCATCTCGCGTCAACTGCTGTCGGATGTGAGCAATCATCTTACCAAACTTCCGGACGAAATCTCCAAATCGGTGGCACACTTTACGCTAGACAAGGTGCAACCAAGGGTTATTTCATTCGAGGAACAGGTTGCCAGCATTCGGCAGCATCTGGCACAGATTTATGAACGCAATCAAAACTGGAAGGAAGCCGCCAACGTGCTCGGTGGAATCCCCTTGGAAACGGGACAAAA GCCGTACTCGTTGGACTACAAGTTGGAAACTTACTTGAAAATAGCGCGACTGTTCCTGGAGGACGAAGACCCAGTGCAGGCGGAAGCCTTTATCAACCGTGCCTCGATCCTGCAGGCCGACACCAAGGATGAAAAGCTACAGATACTGTACAAAGTGTGCTACGCCCGGGTGCTTGACTACCGTCGGAAGTTTATCGAGGCGGCACAGCGCTATAATGAGCTCTCCTACCGTACGATCGTCGACGAGGACGAAAGGATGATGGCGTTACGTAAGGCACTTATCTGCACGATACTCGCTTCGGCCGGTCAGCAACGGTCACGCATGCTGGCCACGCTCTTTAAGGACGAACGCTGCCAACACCTGCCCGCTTACTCCATTCTCGAGAAAATGTATCTCGATCGAATCATTCGCCGGTCGGAGTTGCAAGAGTTCGAAGCGCTCTTGCAGCTGCACCAAAAGGCGAGCACCCTCGATGGTTCGTCCATCCTCGATCGGGCCGTGTTCGAGCACAATCTCCTGTCGGCCAGCAAACTTTACAATAACATTACGTTCGAGGAGCTGGGCGCTCTGCTTGAGATTCCACCACCAAAGGCGGAACGCATCGCAAGCCAAATGATAACCGAAGGGCGGATGAACGGATACATCGATCAGATCGATGGTGTGGTTCACTTTGAAA CACGAGAAGTGCTGCCACAGTGGGACAAGCAGATTCAAAGTCTTTGCTATCAGGTTAACGGGCTGATTGAAAAGATTGGAGCGGCGGAACCGGAGTGGATGAGCAAGGTGATGGAGGAGGACATGTGTCCATGA
- the LOC131266417 gene encoding voltage-dependent anion-selective channel-like isoform X2 codes for MAPPAYSDLGKQARDVFNKGYHFGLWKLDVKTKTNSGVEFSTSGHSNQDTGKVFGSLETKYKVKEYGLNFSEKWNTDNTLTSEVSVENQLVKGLKVSFDGMFVPHTGSKTGRFKTAYSHDRVRVDADFNVDLSGPLVNASGVAGYQGWLAGYQVAFDSQKSKITANNFALGYSAGDFVLHTNVNDGREFGGLIYQRCNDRLETAVQLSWASGSNATKFGMAAKYDLDKDASVRAKVNNQSQIGLGYQQKLRDGITLTLSTLVDGKNFNAGGHKIGVALELEA; via the exons ATGGCTCCACCAGCGTACTCCGATCTCGGCAAGCAGGCCCGCGATGTCTTCAACAAAGGCTACCACTTTGGACTGTGGAAGCTGGACGTCAAGACGAAGACCAACTCCGGCGTGGAGTTCAGCACGAGCGGTCACTCGAACCAGGACACTGGAAAGGTGTTCGGCTCGCTCGAAACAAAGTACAAGGTGAAGGAGTATGGCCTGAACTTCTCGGAGAAATGGAACACGGACAACACGCTGACGTCGGAGGTTTCCGTCGAAAACCAGCTGGTCAAGGGGCTGAAGGTGTCGTTCGACGGCATGTTCGTGCCGCACACCGG AAGCAAAACGGGACGCTTCAAGACTGCCTACTCGCACGACCGCGTgcgcgtcgatgccgatttcAACGTCGACCTGAGCGGACCGCTGGTCAACGCTTCCGGTGTTGCCGGCTACCAGGGCTGGCTGGCCGGTTACCAGGTAGCATTTGACTCGCAGAAGTCGAAAATCACCGCCAACAACTTTGCCCTCGGCTACTCGGCTGGGGACTTCGTTCTGCACACGAACGT CAACGACGGACGTGAGTTCGGAGGACTCATCTATCAGCGATGCAACGATCGCCTTGAGACCGCCGTCCAGCTGTCGTGGGCTTCTGGATCGAATGCGACCAAATTCGGCATGGCCGCCAAGTACGACTTGGACAAGGATGCTTCCGTCCGGGCCAAGGTCAACAATCAGAGCCAGATTGGTCTCGGCTACCAGCAGAAGCTCCGCGATG GCATTACTCTAACCTTGTCCACGCTCGTTGATGGCAAGAATTTCAACGCTGGCGGCCACAAGATTGGCGTCGCTCTGGAGCTGGAAGCTTAA
- the LOC131266417 gene encoding voltage-dependent anion-selective channel-like isoform X1 codes for MAPPAYSDLGKQARDVFNKGYHFGLWKLDVKTKTNSGVEFSTSGHSNQDTGKVFGSLETKYKVKEYGLNFSEKWNTDNTLTSEVSVENQLVKGLKVSFDGMFVPHTGYVAPFGYAISYKYRRKVPEDTAANTTFVLSYRSKTGRFKTAYSHDRVRVDADFNVDLSGPLVNASGVAGYQGWLAGYQVAFDSQKSKITANNFALGYSAGDFVLHTNVNDGREFGGLIYQRCNDRLETAVQLSWASGSNATKFGMAAKYDLDKDASVRAKVNNQSQIGLGYQQKLRDGITLTLSTLVDGKNFNAGGHKIGVALELEA; via the exons ATGGCTCCACCAGCGTACTCCGATCTCGGCAAGCAGGCCCGCGATGTCTTCAACAAAGGCTACCACTTTGGACTGTGGAAGCTGGACGTCAAGACGAAGACCAACTCCGGCGTGGAGTTCAGCACGAGCGGTCACTCGAACCAGGACACTGGAAAGGTGTTCGGCTCGCTCGAAACAAAGTACAAGGTGAAGGAGTATGGCCTGAACTTCTCGGAGAAATGGAACACGGACAACACGCTGACGTCGGAGGTTTCCGTCGAAAACCAGCTGGTCAAGGGGCTGAAGGTGTCGTTCGACGGCATGTTCGTGCCGCACACCGGGTACGTTGCACCGTTCGGCTATGCCATATCTTACAAGTACCGGCGGAAGGTGCCGGAGGACACTGCTGCTAATACTACTTTCGTTTTGTCATACAGAAGCAAAACGGGACGCTTCAAGACTGCCTACTCGCACGACCGCGTgcgcgtcgatgccgatttcAACGTCGACCTGAGCGGACCGCTGGTCAACGCTTCCGGTGTTGCCGGCTACCAGGGCTGGCTGGCCGGTTACCAGGTAGCATTTGACTCGCAGAAGTCGAAAATCACCGCCAACAACTTTGCCCTCGGCTACTCGGCTGGGGACTTCGTTCTGCACACGAACGT CAACGACGGACGTGAGTTCGGAGGACTCATCTATCAGCGATGCAACGATCGCCTTGAGACCGCCGTCCAGCTGTCGTGGGCTTCTGGATCGAATGCGACCAAATTCGGCATGGCCGCCAAGTACGACTTGGACAAGGATGCTTCCGTCCGGGCCAAGGTCAACAATCAGAGCCAGATTGGTCTCGGCTACCAGCAGAAGCTCCGCGATG GCATTACTCTAACCTTGTCCACGCTCGTTGATGGCAAGAATTTCAACGCTGGCGGCCACAAGATTGGCGTCGCTCTGGAGCTGGAAGCTTAA
- the LOC131264036 gene encoding uncharacterized protein LOC131264036, whose product MEAMQHFKMFFDFFCHHRVDANGGPNPFKINTFKQRLCILKMILILIMCLLSAAYAVSFADLFIPNHSCVNRLVNWMFLCTSLAACFVVTWEKLAVGREDVHLWNTFNEIEIQITDIADKRVLQKILTKYNRLYSVLCCILLTVECSIVLLISADSKNTKTSTIGFIILFQIMSVVDIYRQLQMTMYIRILTSYLRILKLGIKQSCILIHKLGNHGLCIGNMDVELRKACSCYFLCMKAFLQIQNQFSWGLFMICLKFSIVLWNETYWIVFRAFMETSFKTYCLHVIPYFIVFLYFTWSCEWLYAEVNFSQPLYTTDLQNAPKATRLRITHLQLLLDYNVFFFHTFGVCRVCYKLVVQYIISGITRVSFIAEILVDYSRDN is encoded by the exons ATGGAAGCAatgcaacattttaaaatgttttttgattttttctgtCATCACCGTGTTGATGCCAATGGTGGTCCCAATCCTTTCAAAATAAACACCTTCAAGCAAAGGCTTTGTATCTTAAAAATGATTCTGATTCTCATCATGTGCCTGTTATCGGCGGCCTATGCAGTATCGTTTGCCGACTTGTTCATTCCCAACCACAGCTGCGTCAATCGCCTCGTCAACTGGATGTTCCTCTGTACCTCGTTGGCAGCTTGTTTCGTGGTAACGTGGGAAAAATTGGCTGTCGGCAGAGAAGACGTTCATCTTTGGAACACGtttaatgaaattgaaatacaaattaCGGATATTGCTGACAAACgtgttttgcaaaaaatattAACCAAATACAATCGACTGTATAGCGTGTTGTGCTGCATTTTGCTCACAGTGGAATGCTCGATCGTGCTACTGATATCGGCCGAttccaaaaacacaaaaacatctACCATTGGTTTCATTATACTATTTCAGATCATGAGCGTTGTAGATATATACAGACAGCTGCAAATGACTATGTATATACGAATTTTAACAAGTTATTTGCGCATTTTAAAGCTTGGAATAAAACAGAGTTGTATACTTATACATAAATTAGGCAATCACGGTTTGTGTATCGGCAACATGGATGTTGAACTACGTAAAGCTTGCTCATGCTATTTTCTATGCATGAAAGCCTTTCTTCAGATTCAAAACCAATTTTCATGGGGTCTTTTcatgatttgtttgaaatttagtaTCGTGTTGTGGAACGAAACATACTGGATTGTTTTCCGCGCATTCATGGAGACCTCTTTTAAAA CGTACTGCTTGCATGTGATACCCtactttattgtttttctgtaCTTTACCTGGTCTTGTGAATGGCTGTATGCTGAAGTTAATTTCTCGCAACCGCTATATACCACCGATCTTCAAAATGCGCCAAAAGCCACCAGGCTTAGGATAACTCATTTGCAACTGCTACTCGACtacaatgtgtttttctttcacactTTTGGGGTGTGTCGGGTTTGCTACAAGCTTGTGGTACAG TACATCATTTCTGGAATAACTAGAGTCTCTTTCATTGCAGAAATTTTAGTAGATTATTCTAGGGATAATTAA
- the LOC131262921 gene encoding caspase-like isoform X1, with translation MQNAKAALLKMFGRKKDTTDTRQMPRSLAGPGTSRTNGTTNEPAYVIERYAAYYPMNHKRRGMALIFSHNKYNVPNVTLPSREGSDVDCKRLKDTLTSFGFDVKIYQDFKLEEIKNVIDSVAAMDHKDSDCFLVAVLTHGEEGDYVYAHDCAYQLSSIWTHFTAKNCPSLAGRPKIFLIQACRGNQLDSGVKVQKDGVARYSIPTHADFLFAYATIPGFMAFRNTSEGSWFINELCKEMNENGNKYDFLTLLTFVTQRVAYDHESMSNLPEHNMRKQTPCVVSMLTRLLLFNEV, from the exons ATGCAAAACG caaaagcaGCATTACTGAAAATGTTTGGCCGAAAGAAAGACACCACTGATACGAGGCAGATGCCTCGTAGCTTGGCTGGACCGGGCACGTCGCGGACAAATGGAACAACCAACGAGCCAGCGTACGTCATCGAACGGTATGCCGCGTACTATCCCATGAATCACAAGCGCCGCGGGATGGCGTTAATATTTTCGCACAACAAGTACAATGTACCTAATGTTACACTGCCATCGCGAGAAGGAAGCGATGTTGACTGCAAACGACTGAAGGATACGTTAACATCGTTCGGATTCGACGTAAAAATCTATCAGGATTTCAAACTAGAAGAGATTAAAAACGTCATTGACAGCG TTGCCGCCATGGATCACAAGGACAGCGACTGTTTTCTGGTAGCGGTGCTAACCCATGGAGAAGAAGGGGACTACGTTTATGCACACGATTGTGCCTACCAGCTGTCGTCTATCTGGACCCACTTCACTGCCAAGAATTGTCCGTCGCTGGCGGGACGTCCGAAAATATTCCTCATTCAGGCGTGTCGTGGAAACCAGCTCGACAGTGGGGTGAAGGTGCAGAAGGACGGTGTCGCTCGGTACAGCATTCCGACGCACGCCGATTTCCTTTTCGCTTACGCGACAATCCCCGGCTTCATGGCTTTCCGGAACACCTCCGAGGGCTCGTGGTTCATCAACGAGCTGTGCAAGGAAATGAATGAGAACGGAAACAAATACGATTTCCTCACGCTGCTTACGTTCGTCACCCAGAGGGTGGCCTACGATCACGAATCGATGTCCAACCTTCCGGAGCACAACATGCGCAAACAGACACCCTGTGTCGTTTCGATGCTGACCCGGTTGCTGTTGTTCAATGAGGTGTGA
- the LOC131262921 gene encoding caspase-like isoform X2, with amino-acid sequence MFGRKKDTTDTRQMPRSLAGPGTSRTNGTTNEPAYVIERYAAYYPMNHKRRGMALIFSHNKYNVPNVTLPSREGSDVDCKRLKDTLTSFGFDVKIYQDFKLEEIKNVIDSVAAMDHKDSDCFLVAVLTHGEEGDYVYAHDCAYQLSSIWTHFTAKNCPSLAGRPKIFLIQACRGNQLDSGVKVQKDGVARYSIPTHADFLFAYATIPGFMAFRNTSEGSWFINELCKEMNENGNKYDFLTLLTFVTQRVAYDHESMSNLPEHNMRKQTPCVVSMLTRLLLFNEV; translated from the exons ATGTTTGGCCGAAAGAAAGACACCACTGATACGAGGCAGATGCCTCGTAGCTTGGCTGGACCGGGCACGTCGCGGACAAATGGAACAACCAACGAGCCAGCGTACGTCATCGAACGGTATGCCGCGTACTATCCCATGAATCACAAGCGCCGCGGGATGGCGTTAATATTTTCGCACAACAAGTACAATGTACCTAATGTTACACTGCCATCGCGAGAAGGAAGCGATGTTGACTGCAAACGACTGAAGGATACGTTAACATCGTTCGGATTCGACGTAAAAATCTATCAGGATTTCAAACTAGAAGAGATTAAAAACGTCATTGACAGCG TTGCCGCCATGGATCACAAGGACAGCGACTGTTTTCTGGTAGCGGTGCTAACCCATGGAGAAGAAGGGGACTACGTTTATGCACACGATTGTGCCTACCAGCTGTCGTCTATCTGGACCCACTTCACTGCCAAGAATTGTCCGTCGCTGGCGGGACGTCCGAAAATATTCCTCATTCAGGCGTGTCGTGGAAACCAGCTCGACAGTGGGGTGAAGGTGCAGAAGGACGGTGTCGCTCGGTACAGCATTCCGACGCACGCCGATTTCCTTTTCGCTTACGCGACAATCCCCGGCTTCATGGCTTTCCGGAACACCTCCGAGGGCTCGTGGTTCATCAACGAGCTGTGCAAGGAAATGAATGAGAACGGAAACAAATACGATTTCCTCACGCTGCTTACGTTCGTCACCCAGAGGGTGGCCTACGATCACGAATCGATGTCCAACCTTCCGGAGCACAACATGCGCAAACAGACACCCTGTGTCGTTTCGATGCTGACCCGGTTGCTGTTGTTCAATGAGGTGTGA
- the LOC131264037 gene encoding uncharacterized protein LOC131264037 → MEPSAKGNSNGNGGDVGETSDRSASPAAPASLRQNNATGMGTSSTVSNGTPSVPTVGDGLKTSSNWVKFEEEGEPATSPSTSLPPPPSTGKHHPGTGNIRQSTTTSPDTAPPAVLPTETVHVHLDTRSPSTPKQPQSQTLPQSTTSPAASTSKSSGKIGGPASGSQGAPVTSGLSKTSQPAVIDIPKQSVNVVQPIQSMRTIELSTGRVREGFANGDVIVTLLPTNTRWPWITPAVFRPELVPEELMAQGLTLTVEEYVHAMETLVNDYRFTLYNICYKRVLVVWILFAFFVLLGLLFSGIYGITLFSLGVAWLFLNAAAIFLCMWVKLKLARGLERCMARVNKQLIRHKILLALDDRGHISCHKVNLCFLYFEPSQCISYLNEFIERSEQNGNTIEPGWEGRLDVTTNDIVIQGANTTRLSRKQGRAEGIFLRYLQRWGKDYLRRRLDWTIEENAIVSAPRHLPTAYCPCQYAEEVLLQKKPKEDPRLCCATLRQLMARVGFQF, encoded by the exons ATGGAGCCATCGGCGAAGGGCAACAGCAACGGAAACGGTGGGGATGTTGGCGAAACGAGTGACCGCAGTGCGTCACCAGCCGCACCAGCGAGCTTGCGGCAGAACAATGCAACCGGAATGGGCACGTCGTCGACGGTCAGCAACGGGACGCCATCGGTTCCCACCGTTGGCGATGGCCTGAAAACCAGCTCCAACTGGGTGAAGTTCGAGGAGGAAGGAGAGCCAGCGACG TCACCCTCAACATCACTACCGCCCCCACCCTCAACCGGTAAGCATCACCCCGGGACAGGAAATATCCGCCAATCAACCACAACATCACCGGACACGGCGCCACCGGCCGTTCTGCCGACGGAAACGGTTCACGTGCACCTTGACACGCGATCCCCGAGCACACCAAAGCAACCGCAGTCACAAACCCTACCCCAATCTACCACATCACCCGCCGCGTCCACCAGCAAGTCCAGCGGCAAGATCGGCGGCCCAGCATCGGGTAGCCAAGGCGCCCCCGTGACGAGTGGCCTTAGCAAAACGTCCCAACCGGCCGTGATAGACATTCCGAAGCAGTCGGTCAATGTGGTGCAACCGATACAGTCGATGCGCACGATCGAACTGTCCACTGGACGCGTGCGTGAAGGTTTCG CAAATGGAGATGTTATTGTTACCCTGCTGCCGACGAACACCCGGTGGCCATGGATTACACCGGCCGTATTCCGTCCAGAGCTCGTCCCGGAGGAATTGATGGCCCAAGGACTTACG CTGACAGTTGAAGAGTATGTCCACGCGATGGAAACATTGGTCAACGACTACCGGTTCACGCTGTACAACATCTGCTACAAGCGCGTCCTGGTCGTGTGGATCCTGTTCGCGTTCTTCGTGCTGCTCGGACTGTTGTTCTCCGGAATCTACGGCATCACGCTGTTTTCGCTCGGAGTCGCCTGGCTCTTCCTGAACGCTGCCGCCATCTTCCTGTGCATGTGGGTCAAGCTGAAGTTGGCCCGGGGGCTCGAGCGATGCATGGCACGCGTTAACAAGCAGCTAATCCGCCACAAGATTCTGCTGGCGTTGGACGATCGTGGGCACATTTCGTGCCACAAGGTGAACCTCTGCTTCCTGTACTTTGAACCGTCGCAGTGCATTAGCTATTTGAACGAGTTTATCGAGCGGAGCGAACAGAACGGTAACACGATCGAACCGGGCTGGGAAGGACGGTTGGACGTGACGACGAACGATATCGTCATACAAGGTGCGAACACGACGCGGCTGTCCAGGAAGCAG GGACGAGCGGAAGGCATTTTCCTGCGGTATCTGCAGCGCTGGGGCAAGGACTATCTGCGCCGACGGCTGGACTGGACGATCGAGGAAAACGCCATCGTGTCCGCCCCTCGCCACCTGCCGACGGCCTACTGCCCGTGCCAGTACGCGGAAGAAGTGTTGCTGCAGAAGAAACCGAAGGAGGATCCACGCTTGTGCTGCGCCACCCTGCGGCAGCTGATGGCGCGCGTTGGCTTTCAGTTTTGA